A window of the Lactuca sativa cultivar Salinas chromosome 5, Lsat_Salinas_v11, whole genome shotgun sequence genome harbors these coding sequences:
- the LOC111898380 gene encoding tetrahydroberberine oxidase, with translation MLYTKEEDMRNRKPQEKMELMFFTCKLKLISIFLCLSLGFFSSITSASFLDCISRQISPNFTLSDILLTPNDTSYSIVLDSTLQNLRFSTPTSPKPLAIITPSSYSHVQSTVICCVDYGLQIRIRSGGHDYEGLSYTSHDQTPFILLDINKLRSVTVNLDDKTAWVESGATLGELSYWVSQKSNLLGFPTGECTSVGVGGQISGGGFGTMARKYGLSADNVIDARIVDVNGRILDRYSMGEDLFWAIRGGGGGSFGVVLSWKINLVYVPPVVTVFSLSKLLDEGATRVVNKWQYIAHNITEDLFINLVVRPVPVPDQEGNTTMQVTFNSLFLGTADELMAIVNETFPELGLQETDCIEMTWIESVVYFSVYLRGESIHALIERRPWPKSYNKFKSDYVKKPIPEDALEEIWKWCLKENLILAIEPHGGRMSQIEETETPYPHRKGNLYIIQYVMQWTDAGFNESENRVASIRKVYENMTPFVSKNPREAYVNFRDLDLGSNGCGCRTSYLQASKWGRKYFKGNFRRLSMVKGEVDPTNFFCNEQSIPPLVLVHSSS, from the coding sequence ATGTTATATACAAAGGAGGAGGATATGAGAAATCGAAAACCACAAGAAAAAATGGAGTTGATGTTCTTTACCTGTAAACTCAAACTCATATCAATTTTCCTATGTCTTTCCCTTGGTTTTTTCTCATCAATAACCTCGGCTAGCTTTCTTGATTGCATCTCTCGTCAAATTTCACCAAATTTCACATTATCCGACATTCTTTTGACCCCTAACGACACTTCATACTCCATTGTTCTTGATTCTACCCTCCAAAACCTTAGATTCTCCACCCCAACATCCCCAAAACCGTTAGCAATAATCACACCCTCTTCATATTCCCATGTCCAATCCACAGTCATCTGCTGCGTGGATTACGGACTCCAAATCCGAATCCGAAGTGGGGGTCACGACTACGAAGGCCTTTCCTACACCTCGCATGATCAGACCCCTTTCATCCTTCTCGATATCAACAAACTCCGGTCAGTCACTGTCAATTTGGATGATAAAACTGCGTGGGTCGAATCTGGTGCGACTCTTGGCGAACTATCTTATTGGGTGTCTCAAAAAAGTAATCTTCTTGGATTCCCAACTGGGGAGTGCACATCCGTAGGCGTTGGTGGGCAAATAAGTGGGGGAGGATTCGGCACCATGGCAAGAAAATATGGGTTATCTGCTGATAATGTAATAGATGCACGTATTGTTGATGTGAATGGGCGGATCCTTGATAGATATTCAATGGGTGAAGATTTGTTTTGGGCAATTAGAGGTGGTGGGGGAGGTAGTTTTGGTGTTGTATTATCTTGGAAGATCAATCTTGTTTATGTTCCACCGGTAGTTACAGTTTTCAGTCTTTCTAAACTACTAGACGAAGGTGCTACTCGGGTTGTTAACAAATGGCAGTATATTGCGCACAATATCACCGAAGATTTGTTCATTAACCTTGTAGTACGTCCGGTTCCTGTGCCCGATCAAGAAGGAAATACAACAATGCAAGTAACATTCAACTCGCTATTTCTGGGAACGGCTGATGAGCTCATGGCAATAGTAAATGAAACATTTCCTGAACTTGGATTACAGGAAACGGATTGCATTGAGATGACATGGATAGAATCGGTAGTTTACTTTTCGGTTTATCTAAGAGGTGAAAGCATACATGCTCTCATAGAAAGGAGACCGTGGCCTAAAAGTTATAACAAGTTTAAGTCAGACTATGTGAAGAAACCCATCCCAGAAGACGCACTTGAAGAGATTTGGAAATGGTGTTTGAAAGAGAATCTGATTCTAGCGATAGAACCACATGGCGGAAGGATGAGTCAGATAGAAGAAACTGAGACGCCATACCCGCATAGGAAAGGGAATTTGTACATCATACAATACGTCATGCAATGGACAGATGCAGGGTTCAATGAATCTGAAAATCGTGTTGCTTCGATAAGGAAAGTTTATGAGAACATGACACCATTTGTGTCCAAGAACCCTAGGGAGGCTTACGTGAACTTTAGGGACTTGGATCTTGGTTCAAATGGTTGTGGATGTCGTACAAGTTATTTGCAAGCATCTAAATGGGGAAGAAAGTATTTTAAGGGAAATTTCAGGAGGTTGTCAATGGTGAAAGGTGAAGTTGATCCAACTAATTTCTTCTGTAATGAACAAAGCATCCCACCTCTCGTCTTAGTTCATTCATCATCTTAG
- the LOC111898396 gene encoding ras-related protein RABH1e, which translates to MFLCQLLLATIGIDFLSKTMYLEDRTVRLQLRDTAGQERFRSLIPSYIRDSSIAVIVYDVANRQSFLNTTKWIEEVRTERRTDVIIIFVGNKIDLVDKRQVSIEEGDGKAREFGVMFIETSAKAGFNIIPLFRKIAAALPGMDTMSSIKQEDMVDVNLKSSGNASHSDQGRGCAC; encoded by the exons ATGTTTTTATGTCAGTTGCTTTTG GCTACCATTGGTATTGATTTCTTGTCAAAAACAATGTACCTTGAAGATAGAACAGTTCGATTACAGCTTCG GGATACTGCTGGACAGGAGAGATTTAGGAGTCTAATTCCAAGTTATATACGAGATTCATCAATTGCAGTCATTGTCTATGACGTTGCTA atcGACAATCATTCTTGAACACTACAAAATGGATAGAAGAAGTACGTACTGAACGACGCACTGATGTCATCATAATCTTTGTTGGCAACAAAATAGATCTTGTTGACAAAAG GCAAGTTTCAATTGAAGAAGGAGATGGCAAAGCTCGTGAATTTGGAGTTATGTTTATAGAAACAAGTGCAAAAGCTGGATTCAACattatt CCCTTATTCCGGAAGATTGCTGCTGCTTTACCAGGAATGGATACAATGTCATCCATAAAACAAGAAGATATGGTTGATGTCAATTTGAAGTCTTCTGGTAATGCTTCTCATTCAGACCAAGGTAGAGGGTGTGCATGTTAG